In one Parus major isolate Abel chromosome 13, Parus_major1.1, whole genome shotgun sequence genomic region, the following are encoded:
- the MED7 gene encoding mediator of RNA polymerase II transcription subunit 7 yields the protein MAEPQQVSALPPPPMQYIKEYTDENIRKGLAPKPPPPVKDSYMMFGNQFQCDDLIIRPLESQGIERLHPMQFDHKKELRKLNMSILVNFLDLLDILIRSPGSIKREEKLEDLKLLFVHVHHLINEYRPHQARETLRVMMEVQKRQRLETAERFQKHLERVVEMIQNCLASLPDDLPHAEGGLRVNVEPMDADDGSNCAGQSEKQRERSGGKRDQVLDKDAAMCSIIDEMT from the coding sequence ATGGCTGAACCTCAGCAAGTGAGTGCCCTTCCTCCGCCTCCAATGCAATATATCAAAGAATATACTGATGAAAATATCCGTAAAGGCCTGGCTCCAAAGCCACCGCCGCCTGTGAAGGACAGCTACATGATGTTTGGGAATCAGTTCCAGTGTGATGATCTGATCATCCGGCCCCTGGAGAGCCAGGGTATTGAACGGCTGCATCCTATGCAGTTTGATCACAAGAAGGAGTTAAGGAAACTTAATATGTCTATCCTGGTCAACTTTCTGGACCTCTTGGACATCTTGATAAGGAGTCCAGGGAGTATAAAGCGAGAGGAGAAACTGGAAGACTTGAAACTACTTTTTGTCCACGTGCATCACCTTATAAATGAGTATCGGCCTCACCAAGCCAGGGAGACGCTGAGGGTCATGATGGAGGTGCAGAAACGCCAGCGCCTGGAGACGGCTGAGCGGTTTCAGAAGCACCTGGAGCGAGTCGTGGAGATGATCCAGAATTGCCTGGCTTCCCTGCCTGATGATCTGCCTCATGCAGAGGGGGGACTGAGAGTGAACGTGGAGCCCATGGATGCTGATGACGGCAGCAACTGTGCTGGACAGAGCGAAAAGCAGAGGGAGCGTTCTGGTGGCAAGAGAGATCAGGTTTTGGACAAAGATGCAGCAATGTGCAGCATTATTGATGAAATGACATGA